gagcctgctcctgctgcagccTCCAGCAGCGATACTGGAAGCCTCCAGGTAAAAGCAGAACCACCTGCAGCGGCGGTGGTTAAAATTGAACCCCCCAATTCTAATGGACAAGCCTCCGACGACTCTGCCGTGACGTCGAGCAGTCTCAGGCCGTCATGCCGCTTCGGCATTCGATGTTACAGGTAACCCACCACCTTCATCATCCCTACACATAGCTCTTGCATTTTCCCAATCCATCCGCAGACGCAATCCGGCACATCGAAGTGCTGAAGCTCATCCGGGTGATTCGGACTATCGCCGGCCCAACTTCCCCGAACCGCCACTCGGAACACCAGCTTGTCCCTTTGGCAACGCCTGCTATCGCCGCAATCCAGTGCACTTCCAGCAACATTCCCACCCCGCAGATTGTAAGTAGGATGCCTCGCTGGCTCTGCTTGCTTCAGGTTGGCTAAAGGTCGCTCTAGTCAATTCCGCGCAGAACATTCGCAATCGTCTGCGCCAACGACGGGCCCAGCGGCAGAACGGCAACAGCGGACCCGCTGACGAGGATGACTTTGGGACAGACGACGAGGACAGTGACCCATTTGGAGGCGACAATGACAACGATGTGGACTATCGTCCAGGAGCAGACATTGACGAAGATGAAGAGGATGAGCTGGAGTTCGATAGCCAGCGCATTAACACAGATGACTATGACTAGCGGCGTAGCATCTACTACCTACACATTCATTGTTACTTTAGAGTTATCCGTTCCGAGTATCAAGTTActtcaatatattttcctttgttGTACGCTAGTTTTACAGCGTATTTTATTAGTAGAAACCCTCGTCCACCTCCTCGGCTGGCTTTTGGTCAAAGGTAGCTCCCCATTTGGCAGCTTCGCCTCCACGCACCTTCACATTGTAGCAGACGTTCTCCGCCTTGAGAACGCTCTGGCGCATGGTGGTGATCTTGCGCCACAATTCGCGGGCTCTCGGGCAGTGGAGACTAATGTACCTGAAAAGAGACCAAGATCACTATAAAGTGTCAATGGAAACTAAGCAGGCTTACCCTGTATAGAAGTGCTGCAGGGTCTTGCAGGTCTCCAAGCATGTGTCAGTGTCGCCGCTGCCCAATGAGTTTATGCACCGGCGCATTAGCTCCCCGGTCAGATCGGACAGTCCCAATACATATTCCGTTGGGTCTACGAAGAACTGAAACTTCTTGGGCACCTCCTCCACCACCGGCTCAGCCACAGCTTCCACTTCGGTTACGCTGGTGTCCTCGCCCTTGGCTTTGCCGGCTTCCTCCACATACTGCATAACCGCCTGCAGCGCTTGCCAGTCAGAAACGCTCTTGTTCTCCTTTGCTCCATCTTCGCTGCACAGATACTCCATGTAGGTGTAGGCCTCGATGAACTCCTGCAGCCCGGGCGAGTAGGCGCCGCGAAACTGATATACATCCTGGTCGCGCAGCTCCAGGGCGACGGCCCGAAAGTTTACCTCAATCAGTTTTGCCAGGCGCTGGCGTGCCTCCTCCAGGACCTTCTCCTTGTTCTGCTTGCGCGAGTCGATAGAGTGCAGCAGGAATATGATACGCTTGGACTCGATGGTGATGTCGCGGCTCAGCTTGACGATGCGCTCGTGGCGATCGTGCTTCATGGTAAGTTCAGCGGAGTAATTCCGAAAGGCCTGAATGATGGGGTTCTCCTCATCTAATTGCGCCGCCGGCTGACGCTTCCTAGGAGCATTATTTCGGTTGCCACCGCTACCGTTCTTCGGCATATTGAGATTCTCAGTCGTTTGTGTAAGATTTACGTCTTTAAACCCAATAGGTACACTGCAATTGACCGATTCTTCGGTGTTTGGTGGACAAttgttttaaaacaaaatgttgcCGGCAGTGTGCCCAAGTACAGCGCTGGGAAAGTTAAACGAAATGGTCACACGAATTATTCGATTGACCGATAAACTCATAAGCCGGGCCGTGGCCGATATCTCTGCCCTTTCAATAATTGGTCACACCAATCCTAAACTGTTTATTGTTCGTGGCAGAATTTAACTTGGAATTTGTTCAAGTTCTTTGGCTGGAATTAATCAAGTTCGATTCCACGGCCATGCATGACCCCGCCACGAAGCCGGTTCACTTGCCCGCTGGCTCCACCAGCACCGCGGAGAAGCTGTGCTTCGACAAGACCGAGTTTATGAAGGTGAGTAATCAATCCCGGAAAGCTTATGATTCTGTTGTCAATACACATCGTCAAATAGGCAAACTTCTCGGTGGACGAGTTTCTTCACAAGAACCGCAATGCACCCAGTCTGGAGCAGTTACGTGACAATTTGGGGGTGTACTTGAAGGGTCTTCGGGCAGCGATGATCGATCTCATCAACGAGGATTACGCGGACTTCGTCAATCTGAGCGCAAACTTGGTGGGCCTGGACCAGTCCATTGAGACCATCCAGCGGCCACTGGAGCAGTTCCGTAGCGACATTGAAAGCATCCATGACCTGATCGACGAAAATGTGTCGGAGCTGCGAGCCCAGTTGGAGGAGAAGCGTCAATTGCGGGAGTTCAAGCGCAGCCTGCAGAGCCTGAAGAAGGTCTACGAGACAATCGCAAAGCTGCAGGATCTAATTGATCGCAAACTTAGCGGAGATCAGCCGGTTCAAGCAGTGGATCTGGAACGCGCCGCGCTGGACCTGATTCAACTGCAATTTCACGAAAAGCACTGCTCCAAGCACCTTAATGTCGACCAGCAGGCGAAGATCCGGCAACTAGAGGAGCAGCTGCACCAGCATCTGCGCCGGTTCTTCAACGATGCCTTGGGCCAGGCTCGCAACTCAGCGCCGGAGCACCTGGAGCGTTGTCTGCGCATCTATATCACCCTGAATGCTTGCGGCCAAGCGGAAAGCGCTTTCCGGGAGGACGTGGTGGCGCCCTACATGAGCGGCGTCATTGGAGAGCAGCAACTGCAAAACTCACCGCAGGGTCTGGCAGGAATTTACAGCAAGATTCTCAACTTTATTTCCCTGCACATGACCGACCTGCTCCGCTTGACGCTCTACTCTGACAAGTTTCCGGGATTTAACTTTGTGGTGAACAGCTATTGGGCCGATGTGGAGTCGCGCCTCGAACTGCACATGAACTCTATCTTCGCCCCGGGCAACTCGGAGGTGTTCTATGTCAAGTACAAGTGCACCCGCGACTTTCTCGCGAAAATAGAGGAGCTGTTAGCCAGCAGCGGAGAGCAGGCGGTGGCCCTCTACCGCCAGCACAAGCAGACAAAGAGCTTCGAGGCCCGCTGGAATCTCCCGGTTTACTTCCAAATATGCTTTCAGGTATGGGAGTCAGTTAATAATCGAAGCACACTCTACCATTTGATTGAATGTTACAGGAAATTGCTGGGCAATTCGAGGCTAAGCTGGAGCCAGTGCTGCAGGATGACACTTTGAATGCGACGAATACCGATGAAAAGGCCTACAAACTAACCACATTCAATGCCGCCAAGGAAGCTATGCAAAGATGCTGGGCGGAGGGTGTTTACCTGCCCGAAGTATTTCCCAAATTCTACAAGCTGAACGTGCAGATAGTGCTCCGTCTGTCGCGCTGGATCACCGATGCCATAGCCGTCTCCAAAGGCAGCAGCTTCGCCAAGTCCTTTACCAGACATCAATTGCTGATTGCTCTGCACTCGGACATCCGCAAACTGGACGCCTATCTGCCGGAGCTTCAGCAATTAATTGTCCAATCAGTGCCCGCTGATCAGCGCTCGAAAATGTTCAACGATGTCCTGGGCAAATCCATGGCCGCCTTGGGCGATGCATTGGGTGGGCATTTGTCGAGCATACAAAATACCTTGGTGGAGCTGCTGATCGGCGAGTGCGAGACAGAGAATGTGCGCCAGGTGAACGACTTGCCACGCCTGTATCGCAAGACAAATCGAGAAGTTCCCTCCCGATGCTCTGGCTACGTGGAACAAATGATTCGTCCACTGAAGGCGTTTGCCCAGCAACACGAATCCCAGCTCGGCACTCTGGTGGTGGAGCAAATCCTCTCCGAGGTTGCCAGTCACATAACAAAAGCGTAAGTGTAAATACCTTGACGTACAACGAGCTTTTCAACAGGCGTTTCTTTGACTCTCCAGGTATTTCAACGTGGTAAGTGATGTCCTCACGTCTGTCCAGAAAACCGAGGAATCATTGCGCAGGCTACGGAACGTAAAGAGTGGCGGATCCGGTGGATCCGGCGCACCTCCCACGCAGGGAAGCTCTGCTGTGATGTCTGACGACGATAAGATACGCGTTCAGCTGCGTGTGGACGTCACTGCCTGGAAGCAGGAGCTCGCCAATCTCAACTTCCAGGCGTCGCAGATCGATAAACTGTCCGAGCTAACCGACATGGTGGAGGACAGTATCAAGCTTAGGGACACCAGATCCTCCTAGATGCTAtcaacgaacgaacgaacagTTATTAAACATATACACTTCAGTTTATTCTTGTTAATAATCGACTTCTTACGATTCTTTAGGCACAATTAGTGATTGAATTAGGACTACGaattgtatataatatattatatatagggATATACGTATATCATATATAAATGCATTGATTTTCACAATCGTTATGGGTAAATACGGGCATTTCCTCTGGAGTTACTCGCTGTTGGAATGAAACAGAGAAGAGATTGCAGATATTTAGCGACAGTGCTTGTCTGTGGCCACCATACGGATAACGGATAACTGATAACGAATATTGCAACACGGCAGGCAAGGAACCATGCAAAAAAGAACTCAAGCTTGCgaagatttttatatacatgGGTATAGGGTTTTGTGTGTATATAGAAATGAGCGTCATAACGGAGGAGAAACGGAAAAGGCAGGCTCTCGgaaccaaacaaaacaaaactagGCAACCCTGCTACATTACAGTTTGAGCTCCTCGGTGTCCGGCAGCTTGCGGAAGAACCATTGCACCTGCTCCTCGGTGACCTCGCTCAGCTGTGCGGGCTGCCACTTGGGCTTCTGGTCCTTGTCGATCAGCAAGGCGCGTACACCCTCCTTGAAGTCGCTGCGCTCCAAGTGACGCACGGCCAGCCGATACTCCATAATCAGGCACTGGGCCAGCGACAGCTGCGAGCCGAGCTCCAGCTGGCGGAACGTGACCTTCAGCGAGGTGGGCGACGTCTTGCAGAGCGTCTGAAATAGACAAACAAGCAGGAATTGGGTGATTATTTACGTGCGCCAGTTGTGCGAAATCGTGCCACAACCAAGGCAGCGCTAATTGGCTGAAAGCCGTTCCAAATATTTGAGTGTTAAAAGCGCGCCAAATGCTGATTGGTTCAACCAATTAACATCTGATTGTGCTCTTATCACTGTTAACCAAGTATTTCGCTCACCTCAATCGTCTTATTTGCCCACTCGCTGCCGTCGTTCTTCAGATTCTCGAATATGCCCTCGACGGAGTCCGCCGAAAAGTTCTGGTTGATCTGCTCCAGCACCGGCTGCAGCGAGAACGGCTTCTCCGGCGTGGAATGGTACTTTTGGAGCAGCTCGGGCACGTCATCCGCATCGGGGCAGTTGAGCAGCGCCGTCTCCAGATCTGAAATCTTGCTGCTCTCGCAGTAGTGCGTGGCAATGCCCGAGTAAAAGACGTCACCACCGCGGAGACGGTATCCTGTAAGCCCCAAATAGAGGCCCAGCTTACCCTGCAGGCGTGGCAGAAAGAAGGAGCCACCCACATCTGGGAACAACCCGATGGCCGTCTCCGGCATGGCGAACAGCGTCCTGTCCGTGGCCACGCGATACTTTCCATGCACACTCAGGCCGACGCCACCGCCCATGGTGATGCCATCGATGATGGCGATGTAGGGAATCTTGTAGTTTCCGATGAGGGCGTTGGTGCTGTACTCCTCCCGAAAGAAACTCTTGGACTCGTCGGTGGGGCCCGCCTCGACGAGGGCTCGCACATCACCGCCGGCACAGAAGGCTTTCTCGCCTGTCCCCTTAATTATCAGCAGAGACTTGGACTTTTCACACTTCTTCAGGTGTTTGTAGATTTTGCGCACCATCTCCAGGTTGATGGCGTTCAGCGCCTTGGGGCGGTTTAGGATGATCATGCCCTTGTTGGACGACTCCGTGGCCAgcacggaggaggaggagaggcGCGCGGAGAAGGCCATGGCCGGGGGGTTCTTTGTTGACATTGCTGCTCCGCCGATCAGCGGCAACTGGCTGTAGGTGCGATGACCGAATGTGTACACCAACCTTTGAATTGGGCTTTGCTGGCGGGAAAGCATGGCTTGGGTTAGCTATGCGCCTTCATTTGCACGCAATTTGCATTACTTACCATGTTGAGCGGCTGTCTGTCTGCTGGGCTTTGTGTTTTGTTCTCACGGTGAGCCTCACCTGTTGCGCAATAGCATTAGAACTATCGTCTACCTATTCGATGAGGTTATCGATGGGGGTGAAATCGATATCGACTATTCGATTTAAtcacaacaaaaaattgataCAAATCCAGAGTCCGAGTTCTGAATTAAAATAGTGAATTGAACTTAAAAGTACTGGGTAAAACGATGCTGGGCTCCCTTCCCAAGGCCGGGCTGCAGAGCATGGTCTGCCAGTCGATCCTGGTCCTGATTTGTCTTGTGTGCTACGGCTGCGGCGGCCTCCGTGGGGCTACGTTTGTCTTCGACGACACGGTGGCCATCGTCAAGAACCGGGATGTCAGCGTACTGCCCACCAACTGGACGGCGATTTTCACGCACGATTTCTGGGGGGCCTCCCTGGTCAGCGCAGACTCGCACAAGTCGTTCCGGCCGCTGACCACCCTGATGTTCCACTGCGAATACGCTCTGCTAGGCCTGAGCGCAGCTCACATGAAGTTCCTCAACCTCCTGCTGCACTGCGTCAACACGCTGCTCATGTGGCGTCTGGTGCGATCGCTGTATGTGACGGAGATCAACACGGAGCGATGGGCCACCATTTCGGCGGCGCTGTTTGCTGCCCACCCAATCCACACGGAGGCGGTCTCCGGAGTTGTGGGACGAGCTGAGCTTATGTTCGGAATGATTCACCTGCTCTGCCTGCTGCTGACCGTGGCCAACACCGGAAAGCGCAGCTCACAGACCGTTGGCCTTGTCCTGATCCTCACCTCGGTGGGCATACTCTTCAAGGAATCAGCAGTGACTATTCCAATGTCGTGTGTGCTGCTGGATTACTTTCAAAATGGCTACTACCTGCTATCGTACCGGGATCAGTGGAATCTGGTGCGCTCCCGGGTGAGCTACGTCGTCTACTTAGTGGGCACTTCGGCTCTGCTAACCACCCGCTTGTGGTGGCAGGACTTTGAGCAGCCAACGTTCAAGGAAGTGGACAACCCAGTGGCCCACAACGAGCACGTTTTGACCCGCGGACTGTCACAGCAGTTCTTGTTGGTCATGAACATCTGGCTGATGCTCTGCCCCCACTGGCTGTGCTACGACTGGGCTCTGGGATGTGTGAAGCTGGTGACCAGCATTTGGGACCTGCGGCTGCAGGGCGTCATCGGATTCTACTCCATTGTGCTGGTGGCTCTGAAGAACTTCCGACGCCTGCCCGGCATGATGCTGGCTCTGGGGCTGATGGTAGTTCCCTTCCTGCCGGCTTCGGGCATTATCAGTGTTGGATTCGTAATCGCGGAGCGGACTCTTTATGTTCCATCCATCGGCTTCTGCCTGCTGTCCATCTACGGGTTTCTCTACTGGTATGACAGCAGTTCGGGCCGAGCTTATTGGCGCCTCTGCCTGCAGGTTCTCCTGATGGTTCTCCTCAGTGTAATGATGCTGCGCACACGGCAACGGGCCACAGACTGGCTAAACGAGGAGCAGCTGTTCAAGTCCGGCCTGCAAGTGTGTCCGGACAACGCCAAGGTGCACTACAACATCGCTCGCTTGGCCACCGATACGGGAAACAATACCAAGGCGTTCCAGCACTATCACAAGGCCATTGAGCTGTATCCCGGCTATGAGTCCGCTTTGATGAACCTCGGGAACCTGTATCGGGAGCATGGTCAGCTGGCCACCGCAGAGGAGTACATCCGACTGGCTTTGCAGGTGTATCCCGCCTTTCCGGCGGCCTGGATGAATCTGGGCATTGTGCAATCCGCTCAAAAGAAATACGCCCAGGCGCTGGCCAGCTACGAGAAGGCACTGAAGCACAGGGCCAACTTCGCCGTGTGCTACTACAACATGGGGAATCTGTATCTGGAACAGAAGCTCTACTCCGAGGCCCTGCACCATTGGCAGCATGCAGTGGGCCTGAATCCCCGGCAGCCGAAGGCCTGGGCCAACATCCTCACTATGCTGGACAATAGGGGCCTTCATGAAGATGCCCTGCGCCTCTCGGATCAGGCTCTGCTGCACTTGCCCAACGAGGTCAGCATCCTGTTCATTCGGGCCAATGTTCTGGGCAAGATGAAGCACTACGTTGAAGCGGAGGCGATTTACAAGCGAGTCATTGAGCTGGAGCCCCACAACATGCTCTATCACACGAACCTCGGAGTCCTCTATCACCGCTGGGACAAGAGCCAGGAGGCCATCGAGGCGTATCGAATGGCGATAAGCATTAATTCGGGTAGAGCAACGACAGCGCGGGAGAATCTGAACAAGCTGCTGAAACGCCTGGAAAGGGAGGCAAAGGTCGTCATTGAAAGGTAAGCGATTGCATCTCAATCCCACCGCAGCTCGTCCGAGTTTGAAAGCAATTTGTAGTTGATTGTCTAAGAACCTTGCACCTtaacaaaaaagaatattttctaCTCAAGTCCAAATGGGTGTAAAAACAGAGAGTTCTGTTAATAACCAAAAAGGTTGTGTGCTGAGTCACTAGTCGCAATAACCAATAGTCCATGTACTTACTCATTGGTGTCCCTGAAACTAGAA
Above is a genomic segment from Drosophila kikkawai strain 14028-0561.14 chromosome 3R, DkikHiC1v2, whole genome shotgun sequence containing:
- the LOC108081069 gene encoding aprataxin and PNK-like factor isoform X1, whose translation is MSAIVETETPDGNETVRAEANGSDDGQASKRKSPQQDEIDENIQNKRIKPEESESVVPIKTEPNPDISVAVKTEPVDEDAGAEAEPAPAAASSSDTGSLQVKAEPPAAAVVKIEPPNSNGQASDDSAVTSSSLRPSCRFGIRCYRRNPAHRSAEAHPGDSDYRRPNFPEPPLGTPACPFGNACYRRNPVHFQQHSHPADFNSAQNIRNRLRQRRAQRQNGNSGPADEDDFGTDDEDSDPFGGDNDNDVDYRPGADIDEDEEDELEFDSQRINTDDYD
- the LOC108081069 gene encoding aprataxin and PNK-like factor isoform X2 — protein: MSAIVETETPDGNETVRAEANGSDDGQASKRKSPQQDEIDENIQNKRIKPEESESVVPIKTEPNPDISVAVKTEPVDEDAGAEAEPAPAAASSSDTGSLQVKAEPPAAAVVKIEPPNSNGQASDDSAVTSSSLRPSCRFGIRCYRRNPAHRSAEAHPGDSDYRRPNFPEPPLGTPACPFGNACYRRNPVHFQQHSHPAD
- the Trax gene encoding translin-associated protein X, with product MPKNGSGGNRNNAPRKRQPAAQLDEENPIIQAFRNYSAELTMKHDRHERIVKLSRDITIESKRIIFLLHSIDSRKQNKEKVLEEARQRLAKLIEVNFRAVALELRDQDVYQFRGAYSPGLQEFIEAYTYMEYLCSEDGAKENKSVSDWQALQAVMQYVEEAGKAKGEDTSVTEVEAVAEPVVEEVPKKFQFFVDPTEYVLGLSDLTGELMRRCINSLGSGDTDTCLETCKTLQHFYTGYISLHCPRARELWRKITTMRQSVLKAENVCYNVKVRGGEAAKWGATFDQKPAEEVDEGFY
- the Cog2 gene encoding conserved oligomeric Golgi complex subunit 2 yields the protein MHDPATKPVHLPAGSTSTAEKLCFDKTEFMKANFSVDEFLHKNRNAPSLEQLRDNLGVYLKGLRAAMIDLINEDYADFVNLSANLVGLDQSIETIQRPLEQFRSDIESIHDLIDENVSELRAQLEEKRQLREFKRSLQSLKKVYETIAKLQDLIDRKLSGDQPVQAVDLERAALDLIQLQFHEKHCSKHLNVDQQAKIRQLEEQLHQHLRRFFNDALGQARNSAPEHLERCLRIYITLNACGQAESAFREDVVAPYMSGVIGEQQLQNSPQGLAGIYSKILNFISLHMTDLLRLTLYSDKFPGFNFVVNSYWADVESRLELHMNSIFAPGNSEVFYVKYKCTRDFLAKIEELLASSGEQAVALYRQHKQTKSFEARWNLPVYFQICFQEIAGQFEAKLEPVLQDDTLNATNTDEKAYKLTTFNAAKEAMQRCWAEGVYLPEVFPKFYKLNVQIVLRLSRWITDAIAVSKGSSFAKSFTRHQLLIALHSDIRKLDAYLPELQQLIVQSVPADQRSKMFNDVLGKSMAALGDALGGHLSSIQNTLVELLIGECETENVRQVNDLPRLYRKTNREVPSRCSGYVEQMIRPLKAFAQQHESQLGTLVVEQILSEVASHITKAYFNVVSDVLTSVQKTEESLRRLRNVKSGGSGGSGAPPTQGSSAVMSDDDKIRVQLRVDVTAWKQELANLNFQASQIDKLSELTDMVEDSIKLRDTRSS
- the Hibch gene encoding 3-hydroxyisobutyryl-CoA hydrolase, mitochondrial, with product MQSPIQRLVYTFGHRTYSQLPLIGGAAMSTKNPPAMAFSARLSSSSVLATESSNKGMIILNRPKALNAINLEMVRKIYKHLKKCEKSKSLLIIKGTGEKAFCAGGDVRALVEAGPTDESKSFFREEYSTNALIGNYKIPYIAIIDGITMGGGVGLSVHGKYRVATDRTLFAMPETAIGLFPDVGGSFFLPRLQGKLGLYLGLTGYRLRGGDVFYSGIATHYCESSKISDLETALLNCPDADDVPELLQKYHSTPEKPFSLQPVLEQINQNFSADSVEGIFENLKNDGSEWANKTIETLCKTSPTSLKVTFRQLELGSQLSLAQCLIMEYRLAVRHLERSDFKEGVRALLIDKDQKPKWQPAQLSEVTEEQVQWFFRKLPDTEELKL
- the Tmtc4 gene encoding protein O-mannosyl-transferase Tmtc4, which gives rise to MLGSLPKAGLQSMVCQSILVLICLVCYGCGGLRGATFVFDDTVAIVKNRDVSVLPTNWTAIFTHDFWGASLVSADSHKSFRPLTTLMFHCEYALLGLSAAHMKFLNLLLHCVNTLLMWRLVRSLYVTEINTERWATISAALFAAHPIHTEAVSGVVGRAELMFGMIHLLCLLLTVANTGKRSSQTVGLVLILTSVGILFKESAVTIPMSCVLLDYFQNGYYLLSYRDQWNLVRSRVSYVVYLVGTSALLTTRLWWQDFEQPTFKEVDNPVAHNEHVLTRGLSQQFLLVMNIWLMLCPHWLCYDWALGCVKLVTSIWDLRLQGVIGFYSIVLVALKNFRRLPGMMLALGLMVVPFLPASGIISVGFVIAERTLYVPSIGFCLLSIYGFLYWYDSSSGRAYWRLCLQVLLMVLLSVMMLRTRQRATDWLNEEQLFKSGLQVCPDNAKVHYNIARLATDTGNNTKAFQHYHKAIELYPGYESALMNLGNLYREHGQLATAEEYIRLALQVYPAFPAAWMNLGIVQSAQKKYAQALASYEKALKHRANFAVCYYNMGNLYLEQKLYSEALHHWQHAVGLNPRQPKAWANILTMLDNRGLHEDALRLSDQALLHLPNEVSILFIRANVLGKMKHYVEAEAIYKRVIELEPHNMLYHTNLGVLYHRWDKSQEAIEAYRMAISINSGRATTARENLNKLLKRLEREAKVVIER